DNA from Candidatus Saccharimonadales bacterium:
ATTTTATTTGGCGCGAGACCAGTTTGCATACAGTGTTTTTAGCGGCCGGGATCGGCGTAACCCCATATCGAGCAATCCTAGCTGACCGTGTTTTAAGTGGTAAACAAATCCCATCAACCTTAATATATGCCAACCGCGACCCTGAGGAACTGGTTTTTAAACAAGAATTTGACGAGTGGCAAAGTTTGCACCCAGAATTCAAAGTTATCTACCAAATAGAAAAGCGACTCGATCTAGGATTTATCAGCCAACACTGCGACATGGCAAACAGCTTATTTTACGTTTCTGGCCCCGGAGGGATGGTAGACGACATTGTTGACGGTCTAAAATCGCACGGTATAACAGATGAGAACATCATAAAAGATTGGTTTGTGGGGTTGGACAGTAAATATCCTGTACATTGACCTTGGTCTATTTTTGTGCTAATATAGCAGTATTGTTTTAATGAATCCGGGTTAGTTGACCTTTTTACTCGATTTCATTGCAGCAATCGAAGTAAACAACTAAAACAATAAGGATTCATTTTAATGTCTTATTTTAATTCTGGCCGAAGCCGTTTTAACGGTGGCCGCAGTAAATTTGGTGGTAATAGTGGTGGCCCGCGCCGTGGTGGTTATAGCCAAGGTGGCGGTCGTCGCAATGGCGCCAACAAACAATATATCGACCCAAGCAGGTTTATTAAAGCTGCTAAACAAGTCGAGGAAGAAGTTTATGTTCCAAAGCACAGCTTTGCAGACTTTAATATTAACCCATTGATCAAAAAGAATATTGAGATCAAGGGTTTTACAACTCCTTCGAAAATTC
Protein-coding regions in this window:
- a CDS encoding FAD-dependent oxidoreductase, producing the protein MRLKFVHKKSETKRVYSYFFEPDTQQDWIAGQSIKLEFPQILDSTERRFTISSAPSEESIRITTASSGSDFKNELHKLDAGDQVIANSINGDFIWRETSLHTVFLAAGIGVTPYRAILADRVLSGKQIPSTLIYANRDPEELVFKQEFDEWQSLHPEFKVIYQIEKRLDLGFISQHCDMANSLFYVSGPGGMVDDIVDGLKSHGITDENIIKDWFVGLDSKYPVH